The genomic window TCGAAGAAATCCGGATGCGAAATGGAAACTGAAACCAGAAGACATTGAACGGCTTTTGATTTTACAAGCGCAAATCTTGGATGAATACACTTCGATGGTGAAGCCAGGCGGAGTTGTGGTCTACGCAACGTGCTCTTGTTTGCCTAGCGAAAATCGCAAACAAGTCGATGCATTTTTAAAGCGAAGACAAGCGTTCAAAGCGCCTGGCGCCCCGCAATTTGAACTTGTTCGCGATCGCGATTTTGCGCCCGGAAACAATCGGTACGACGGCTTTTATGCCGCCATTCTAAAGCGAATCCCCTAAAGGTACCTCCTACATTTTGGTAACGCATGCGCGTTACCAAAATGTAGGAGGTACCTTACGGTTAACCCGCGATGCCTTGCTTAAGAACGCGGAAGAAGACATCTATCAGCTGCGCCGCCGGCGATGGATCGCGAGAATAAAAAACCACATTTGTCGTGTGCTTTAAATCTGTCACTTGCACTTGTGCCAACCGGCCCATTCGAACTTGCTTGCGAATCGCGTGAGCTGGCAGGAAGCCCCAGCCAAGACCGCTTTCAATGACTCGCTTCAAAGTTCCAACGTTGTTCGATTCGAATACAACGTTCAAAGAAATTCCGGATTTTTCCATTGCCGCTTTAAACGCTTGATCGAAACCTTCATATTTTTCAGATAAACGAATGAACGGCCTCTGATCCAAGTGCTCGGATCGAATTTCCTCTGGCAACGACGGGTCTTTACCAGAAGCCACTAGCCACATTTCATCTTTGTGAAGCGGGCGTCCCTGCAGACCAAGGCTTTGCACTTGAGCGGCGGGAATTTCCGGCAATATCGCGACATCAAGCTTTCCATCGGCCGTTGCCTTCAATACATCTCGCGCATCTTCATAGCTAAGCTCAATCGAAACTCGATTGTGATGCTTTAGTAGTGTGGCAACACTTGGGGCGACAAGTTGAAGCCCCAGCGAGTTCAACGTGCCGATTCGCAAATGTCCCTGAACGCCTTCAGCCATTGTCTGGATGGCCGCTTGCGCCTGCTGCGTTAGCAGGATGATTCGCCTCGCATAATCATAAAGAAGCTGTCCCTGCACTGTTGGCCGAGCATGGCGAGCACCACGATCAAGAAGTCCGACCCCCATTTCCTCTTCCAGATTTCGAATTTGCTGTGAAACAGCCGGTTGTGTGAGGAAAAGCTTTTCCGCAGCCGCCGTCATGCTACCTTCGGATACGACTGTCGAAAACGTGATCAATTGCTGTAAGTTCATGGCAAAATCCCCCAACCTATTTTTCACTCGAATTCGAAAAGAAATCACTGGAATCCTCAATGATATCTAACACTCTTAAATCGCTCGACGAAAGTCCCATTGGGTTCATCACTTTCGACACTCTCCTTTTCAAGTCGGCACACAAAGTGCGACCCTTAACCATCAGCTTGAGGGCGGCCTGAGTTTTTAGGGGGAGTTTCATGGGTTCTAGATGGACGACGTCGGCGAAGGCCGCAGTTTTGCTTTGCGCCTTGGTGCTAGTTGCGCCAACTGAATCCGCGAAGGCGAAGACGTTTCGAAACGCGTATGTCAGTTTTGATCTCGCCGACCGCTGGGACTGCACCCTCGAGCAAACCGAGTGGGTCTGCCGAACAAGTCCTGGCCCAACTGATAGCCGCGAAGCGATCATTATTTTAACAGCGAAGGAAGTTGGACCTTCGGACTCGTTGAATGCTTACCAGCAACATCTAAAGACCGCCCGCTCGATTTTTTCGCGCTCTGGTCAGCCTGTACAATCGCGAATTTTGAAAGTTGAACAGCGCAATATCAATCAACACCCCTGGGTTGATGGCATGCATGAAGCCAGCGAAATTCCGAACTATTACACTAGGTATCTCGCCACCACGAAGGACAAGATCGCGGTGCTAGTAACTTTTAGTGCCCACAAAAATCATTACTCGAAATATTCCAGCGACTTTTATAAGGCGATCGAATCTCTTCGCGTGATCGCAACAAAAAACCTCATGGGTGGCGCAGGCGGAGCCGGAGGCGTCGGAATTCCTGGGGCAGGTATGCTTGGCAGTGGCAACTCGGGCTCTATGGGGATGGGCGAAGAACTTCCAGAGGAGGGCACCGGCGGCGGCGCCGATACAACAACAAAAGTGGCTATGGCTCTTGCCGCCCTTTTGCTTCTTGGTGGTCTTTACCTGGTATTGGGAAAAAAGAAGAAGAAACCGGGAAAAAAGCGATAGTCCTCTTTCACTCTTTTAGCCTCACCCTGAAATCCCAACCAGGTTAACAGTTCCCCCTTCTCGGTTCGCCTATATGGCAGTTAAACTGCCTGAAGTATGAATCAAAACGATCAGGTCTTCGAAACGCTCGCAAAAGCCCCAACTCTTCTGACCTCTCTCGATGCCCTGGGATTCCCTGGCTGGGCCCTCGCTTTAGCGATCGTAGCGGCGACGATTGGACTGCTTTTTGCCGGACGTGAATTGGCTGCTTGGTTCTTGAAAACGAACTCGATCGCCGATGAAGTCATTCGCCTAGAAACAATGATCAAAGACCTGCAGGGCGATATACACGCTCTCGAGCAAGCTGTACTTAAAACCAAAGCAGCAATAGAACCGGCAGCTTCAGGAGCGACTTCGATCCAGTACTCGCAAAAAGAAAAAGAGGCTGACGGTCAGCCTCACTTTCCCCTCAATCATTAGCGCTTGCTACTATTTTTGCTTTATTGAATCGACGCCGCGGGAACGATCTCAAACTTGTCGACTTTCCCCTTCAGCGACTCTGCAGCCTGGCTAGGAGCATGAATCACAATTGAGAGATTTCCCGGCACAAGCGTCTTCTTTATCGCGGTGTTGACCTCAGAAGCCGAAATGTCGCCTAGATCCCGCACGTAGTGAGTCAGGTAGCGATCGGAAATTCCGTAATTTCTTAGCAACAGCATGTTGAACGCAAGTTTATCGCTGGTTTCTATGGCCTGAGGGAAGATTCCAGACAAATACCCACGAGCACGTTTTAGTTCCTCGGATGTGATTCCCGCTTCAACAAACTTTTTGTACATCGCAATGGTTTCCATCACGACTTTTTCGATGGAGTCAGTCTTAGTGAAAGTATCAATTTCAAAGGGACCTGAAGTAAGTCGAGCGTCGAATCCAGAAGAAATCGAGTAGGTAAGCCCAAGCTCCTTTCGAATTCGATCGTTCAAGCGACTGGCAAACGCGCCACCAAAAACTGTGTTGGCAACTCTTAGAGGAAGAAAATTCTCGTCCATGCGCTTTATGCCGATAGCTGAGATTCGAATTTGCGCCTGGGTTAAACCAGGTTTGTCCACCACAAGTACTCTCACACCTGCGACTGGAATCGGCTCTGGGATTGTGCCCGGCTCAAGGTCACGCTTCGCCCAAGCACCAAAATCGGTTTCAACTTTCTTTTCGAACTGAGGATCGAACTGGCCGACAACCACGAGAATGGAATTCCCTGGGCGATAAAATTTGAGGTAATGCTGAATAACACTTTTTTTCGTCAAGCTTGCAACTTCTGTGGCGGTACCGCTGACAGATCTGCCATAGGGGTGATCGCCAAATAAAAACTTCGCAGACGCCACGTCAGCAACCACGCGTGGGTTGTCAAACGACCGTTCAATACCAGCCACCAGTTGCTTCTTCATTCGATTAAATTCAGCGTCGGTAAATGACGGCTGAGTCGTAAGTTCTAAGAAGTTAGAAAGAATCTCATTAGATGAAAACGATAGGCCAGTGATTCCGAGGTGCGTGTAGTCATAGTCCACAGAGGCCCGGAAAACCGCCCCGATTCTTCCGAGATCATCTGCGATTTGAATGGCATTTCTCTTCTTTGTGCCTTGATCCAGTAAATCAGAAACCAAATTGGCAAGCCCCGCAGAGCCAACGGGATCAAGCGCTGAGCCAGTTTTTATCACAAGTCCGATTGACAGTGATGGCAGAGATTGATCGGGCATAAAAAGAACTTTTAGTCCGTTAGATAAAATCACTTCGCGATGCTTGCGAAGTACAGTGATTCCGTCGCCGGTACTTTCGCTCACGTCGTAGCCAGAGGATTCAGCAGTTGGAGTTTGACCTTTTGATGCACAGCTAAGGGTCCCGAAGATTAAAACCGCCGCCACAGCCATTGGCAAAGTTATCGGCAAAATTACTACTGAAGCTCTCTTCAACATTTAATCCCCCTTCGGGCGAACGACGACCAAATTGCTTCGCTCGGGACTGAGATAGGTTCTTGCAACTTTCTGAATCATCTCTGGTGTCACTTTCATGTAGCGCTCGAGATCGGTAAACACGCGGGTGTAATCACCAAATAAAATTTCATTGGTCGCAAGTGCTTCTGCCTTGCCGTGGATTGACTTGAGGCTTTCGACTTGGGCCATCAGAATCTGATTTCGGGCTCGCTCAAGCTCTTCATCGGTGACTTTAAGATAGCGCGGTCGCCACATCTCTCCATAAACGGCGCGCTGGGCATTTAGGAACTGGTGTTGAGCCGATCCCTTTTTAGCCTGTGGCTTCATCGAGACGAACACTTGAAAGAGTCCATCATCCTGCAAGGAATTGTTCGACGTACTTGCCGACGTCGCGATTTGGTCTTTGTAAACTAAGCGACGATAAAGTCGGCTTGATGATCCCCGACCCATCACTGCAGAAAGAACATCAAGTGCGTAGCTATCATCCGTTCCAGCTTTCGGCGCCTTGTAATTAATTGCGAATGTCCAGGCTCCGATGTCGCGTTTAATAAACGCCGACCGAGGCGCTGTTTGCATCGGTTCTTCTTTGTGGGTGACTCGCGTGAGGACTTGTTTCGGTATTGCGCCGTAATATTTCCTAACCAGCGCCTTGGCTTTCGCAACTTCGAAGTCGCCAGCGAGGACGATGATCGCGTTCGAGGGACTGTAATAGAGCCGGTGGAAATCTTGTGCGATTTCGGGCGTTACCCGGCCGAGATCTTCCATCGTCCCGATGACCTCATTTTTATATGGATGCGTTTTGAAAACAGTCGAAAAAATTCCCTGCCAGAGAAGGCCCATCGGATTGTCATCAAGTCGATAGCGCCGCTCCTCTTTGACAACTTCGCGCTCGGAATCAAGCGCCGCTTTGTCGATCCGCAGATTCGCCATGCGATCACTTTCAATATCCATCAAAAGCTCGAGCTTCGATGACGGTGCGTTGATGTAGTACCCGGTATAATCCTGCGTCGTGAAAGCGTTATTTGTCGCGCCATTGCTTTGCAAAAGAAGATCAAACTGATCGCCGGTAAACTTCTTAGAGCCTTTGAACATCATGTGCTCGA from Deltaproteobacteria bacterium includes these protein-coding regions:
- a CDS encoding LysR family transcriptional regulator encodes the protein MNLQQLITFSTVVSEGSMTAAAEKLFLTQPAVSQQIRNLEEEMGVGLLDRGARHARPTVQGQLLYDYARRIILLTQQAQAAIQTMAEGVQGHLRIGTLNSLGLQLVAPSVATLLKHHNRVSIELSYEDARDVLKATADGKLDVAILPEIPAAQVQSLGLQGRPLHKDEMWLVASGKDPSLPEEIRSEHLDQRPFIRLSEKYEGFDQAFKAAMEKSGISLNVVFESNNVGTLKRVIESGLGWGFLPAHAIRKQVRMGRLAQVQVTDLKHTTNVVFYSRDPSPAAQLIDVFFRVLKQGIAG
- a CDS encoding insulinase family protein → MLKRASVVILPITLPMAVAAVLIFGTLSCASKGQTPTAESSGYDVSESTGDGITVLRKHREVILSNGLKVLFMPDQSLPSLSIGLVIKTGSALDPVGSAGLANLVSDLLDQGTKKRNAIQIADDLGRIGAVFRASVDYDYTHLGITGLSFSSNEILSNFLELTTQPSFTDAEFNRMKKQLVAGIERSFDNPRVVADVASAKFLFGDHPYGRSVSGTATEVASLTKKSVIQHYLKFYRPGNSILVVVGQFDPQFEKKVETDFGAWAKRDLEPGTIPEPIPVAGVRVLVVDKPGLTQAQIRISAIGIKRMDENFLPLRVANTVFGGAFASRLNDRIRKELGLTYSISSGFDARLTSGPFEIDTFTKTDSIEKVVMETIAMYKKFVEAGITSEELKRARGYLSGIFPQAIETSDKLAFNMLLLRNYGISDRYLTHYVRDLGDISASEVNTAIKKTLVPGNLSIVIHAPSQAAESLKGKVDKFEIVPAASIQ
- a CDS encoding insulinase family protein, translated to MKKPFFSFVYWQCHSRSCTLIVLISVALCTSLGAEASPEKPVKPPPPKLSVEFPVEKEILPNGLTVLYHSDRSVPLVSFHSWFKVGSKDEKPGLTGIAHLFEHMMFKGSKKFTGDQFDLLLQSNGATNNAFTTQDYTGYYINAPSSKLELLMDIESDRMANLRIDKAALDSEREVVKEERRYRLDDNPMGLLWQGIFSTVFKTHPYKNEVIGTMEDLGRVTPEIAQDFHRLYYSPSNAIIVLAGDFEVAKAKALVRKYYGAIPKQVLTRVTHKEEPMQTAPRSAFIKRDIGAWTFAINYKAPKAGTDDSYALDVLSAVMGRGSSSRLYRRLVYKDQIATSASTSNNSLQDDGLFQVFVSMKPQAKKGSAQHQFLNAQRAVYGEMWRPRYLKVTDEELERARNQILMAQVESLKSIHGKAEALATNEILFGDYTRVFTDLERYMKVTPEMIQKVARTYLSPERSNLVVVRPKGD